The segment AGCAAAGGTCTAGAAAGAGCCACAAAGTACACCAGAGAGGTTGGCATATAGTATCAGGGAGCTGAAGTCAGAAAATGGTGAGCTTCAAGGGCCACCATGAGGTGCTTCCCACTGAGTCCTCTAACTGCAGAATAATAGCTAGGGGAGCAAAGTGCCCAGCTGGTGGCAAAGAGAAGACAGTTATCGGGTGAAGGGCCAATGGGGTGGGGAGAATAGATTTCCAGGACAGCCTTGGGCTTACTCAAGTTGCACAGCAGATGCATGGCAAGGATTTCTCCAGTGAGAAAGCTCGTAATtagcttaaatattttgtaaatatattaCCTAGAAGAAAGCCCTGAGTTTCCACGACCAAATACAACTACCCCATAAGTGGAGGGAACAGATTACACTGCCACATTACACATCCCTGGGAACAGAAACAGTGTGGTGAATAGCACTGATGGAATagtgaggagagaaaaaagcaggaCCAGGCAGCTGCTTATACTTCATATCTTCCAGTCACTATGCAAGCATTAACTGAGAATGAGAAGTTGACTTTGGGCTGGGGTGGAGTGGGGTTGTTTGTCTTCATTTTAGCTTCACCTGAGCATTGCAAATTGGCTGAGCCCAGCTTGATTATCAGGCTTCTTTGATGTGTAATGGATATTCTGTCATCATGTACTTAGACACTAAAAGTCAGTATTACTTGATCACAGTCTCACAAGTTCAATTGACTGAGTGCAGAGGTTTTGTCTTCCAGCCCCATTGTTTTTGCCACAGATCAAACGCTTCACTGGACACCACACAGATCTCATGACACATAACTTTTATGATCTGCTAAATCCAAGGGTAATCCAACCCGAAATTTACTGGCCTCATGTTAACCATGTCTGATTTGGATGCCGCTGGGGGAACAGAATCTAAAAACACTCTAGAAGAAATCGTGTTCAATAATGTCACAGCCCACATACAGCACAGGAATCCGATTTCAGTGGAATTTCCTCTTTGGCAAAGGAGGAGTTACTATACatgtttttagtttttcctATAATACTCACGAACTCCCTCAGGTCCATGCACAAATCTTTTGATTGCAGCAAAGGCCAGAATGTCTGGAAGGCGTCCCTGACAAACTTGAGTGGAGCGTCCTTGTGACAACCCAAGCTGCTACAACTCCTTTGAAGTGCAGCTATGGTGCCCTGACATCATGTCAATGTAGTCACTTGCACTGTTTGTTCTGAAGGCTGGTGGTGCCTCACAAAAAGGCCTCTTACTCTTCTATCCAAATCAGAAATTATCAAGGACATATCCTGGATGAGTAAGATTTGTAAGAATgttaagacaaagaaaaacaagaggatTTCATTTTTTGATAGCCAAGGTTAAAATATAAGCAAAAGGTCCTTAAGAGCATGCTCAGTGATGAGCTGTGCCTTTGTGTCAGCCCCAGGGAAAGGTGAACAGGAGAGATCCAGCCACTCCAGACAGGATGCTGGTGTTTTCTCGCCGTTGTGTGTTCTAATTTAATAGCCCTATTCACATGCAGTAAAGTAGTTTGGAGGATGGATAACGCCACCTGCAACAGAGTTGTCCAACCACACCTAAAATTTGGAAGCTTGGTTTGACAGAGAATTTAATCTGGCGAACATTGCTGGGTTGCTGCATGGGACTGTTACTTTGCTGCAGTTTAACTCTCCTTCAGTGCCATAAGCTCAAGAGAGAGCCCCTTTTCTTATTGAGGCAGAAGCAACCTGGCAATACAAGGTCAGCCCAGAGCTCATTTTCTGCAGGCACTCTGTCTTAGCATTGCCATTCTTCCTAAACCAAACTGTTGCCACCCTGGAGGTTTGTTAGTATGGGAGTAAGTAGGCAGGTGCTCGTTAGGGGGAATCTATTGCTCCCTGATCATTCTGGTGGCAAAGTTGAGGCAGGAAGTACATTGAAACTGGAACCTAATAtatcttattttcaaatgcatagATCAACACACCACCCCATCACCATCCCGCACCCCACCCCCGGCATTTCACTTCACAATCCATGCAGCTTTAATTCCAGGAAGACCCTGAAATGTCCACCTGGTGCTTCCTTTCCTGCTAGTAAGTTGTATGTTTCTCTTTACGCTTTTCCTGGTGCCTTGCAGAGTTTTGATTGACAACCTGCAGGCTGCACTGGATGCCCAGTTTGACAGCAAAGCTCGTACCACCAGACACAGCTATGAAAAGTACAACAACTGGGAAACGGTAAAGTCTAGAAGTTTACCACTTTGTCAGCTTGGTACCTTAACCTCTGTAGTAAAAACAGCTTCTGATATGTTTCTagccctctttctttttcctcttctgttccATCCATCAATATGATAACTCTTTCTCTAaactttccttcctcttctcctatATTGCTCATTACTGACTTAATCTGTATAACCCATCCCCCTACACCTATTTCCTCTACTTCTGCTCACAGTGCTGCAAAGAAACTAACAGAAATCCAATGACCAGGCTGCCATGCTTCAGTACTgatttgctctttccttttcactCCTCCCACCTTCTCTGCTAAAAATCTTGATACCATTCCCTGCCCCAATGCTAGCCTTCATCTTCCACCATAAGCTCTCCAGTCCTCCCTACTTTTTTCACAGCCATGCTCATTTTTCCTGACATGTAGCATCTTGAACATGTCACTCTTCACATCTTTGCAGTGGCTCCTTATCATCCATTGCATCACAGTTCTTATACTTGCAAGTATGACGATCTCCCTTTCATGCCTTTCCTTGCAAAAACCTCTCATTTTTTGTGCCGATCATTGCCCACTAAGCACCTGTTACATTTGCAAACaacaaaatttgtatttcctcTCCAGGTGGTATCTTTAGAACATATACAGAACTAATCAATTTTCTTCCATTAGaactctctgaaaaaaagaaaaagtctcctTTTACaaggctatttaaaaataagaacaaaactTCTTCTGACTCTGCAGAGGTTATTGGCATGCAAAAACCCACCATCATCTATAATGTCAACCATTATTTCTAATATTTCCTTGCCAGTTTGTCTAGATCTGTCTGCtgtttcctgccttttctttagTTTATAGATAGCTGTTTGGGCATGGAATGCTTTTATGTATGGATGTGACAACTTTTTTGTGAGCTCCTGAAGGCCCCTATAACAAAGGGAATCTGGTCCAATATTAAGATAATAAATGCTGTTACTACTTCCCTTAAATAGAATGAAGGAgatattctttattttgtatcTGACATTAGTGAACAGTTCCTATAAATCCCTGTCCAGCACTTCTGTCAGTAATTCAAAAATTATGCTGAATAAAAGAGCCATGACACTGAAAAACACTACAACATGTAGAAGATTTAAGACACTCGGTCTACgtagcttaaaaagaaaatcagtttttgtTAAGAGAGTTTAAGGAGTGACTCCAGGTCTTGCtggagtcttctcttctccaggctgaacaaccccagctctcagtctgtcttcataggagaggtgttccagccctctcatcatcttcatggcttCATGCCCCTCCTCTGGACttactccaacaggtccatgtcctttttatgGTGGGGGCCCCAGAGCCGAATGCATTACTctaggtggggtctcatgacAACGGAGtggagggggagaatcacctccctcgacctgcgggttacacttcttttgatgcagcccaggatacgggGCTTGCAAGTGCAACTATCAGGTCATATTGAGCTTCTCACCAGCCAATACCCCTAGGTTCTTCTCCttagggctgctctcaatccattctctgcccagcctgtaaTTCTGCTTGGGATTGTCCCAATCCATGTGTGCACatggccttgttgaacttcttGAAGGTtgcacaggcccagctctcaagcctgtcagATCCCGCTGGATGGCATCacttccctccagtgtgtcaatcataccacacagcttggtgtcatcaacaaatttgctgagggtacactcaaTAATTCTTGGAAATCTACAAACTGTATTAAATATTAGGTCAAGTTAGATGCCCTGAAGGACCATTCTGGCTTGAATTCTGTGAATCAATTAGTCTGGACCTGAGGAACAGAGATTCATTAAATTTAACCTCTTTATTAAACAGATAGCTGCTTGGACTGCTGATATTGCTGCTCAGAACCCAGACCTTGTCTCTCGCAGTGTAATTGGGGAAACATATGAAGGACGGCCAATGTACCTTCTCAAAGTAAgtgctttgatttctttgtgACAGACTTCCTCTATTAACCTTCACAAGAGTATGACATCTATTAAAACACCAACGATGCTAAGATAGTATTatacattttgcagaaaatctaATACATTTTGTTCACTacttctatgatttttttcaacctttaaggtttttttttctaaaaagggGCATAATGAATTATTCGAAGTTCAGTCATATAAATTCAACCACACTCCTGAGAGCTATTTGAATGACCTTTATGTTCTTTCCATCTGTTGTTTGTAAACCCATTTACTCTGAAAAGATCTATAAATGTCAGTCTTTCTAGCAATAGGCAACAAATTTGCATCTTCATTATATGTAATTtcatgctggttttggctgaggtagagttaattttcttcatagtaactagtatggggctatgttttggatttgtgctgggaagCGTTTGTGTTTCaggatgttttatttcctgatgagcagtgcttacatacagagccaagggcttttctgctcctcacaccacCCTGACAGTGGAGCAggaggggacgcagccagggcagctgaccccagcgatattccataccatatggcattATGTTCAGCAATAAACTAAGGGGAAAGTGGGCTGAGGGACTGTTGCTGGctgactggctgggcatcggtcagttGATGGTGAAcaactgttttcatttgcatcatttgtctttcttgggttttatttctttgatattattattgttgttgttgttattatttcagttatttaacTGTTCCTATCCAAACCCATGAGGTTTCTCTcttttacccttccagttcTTCCCCCTCATCCTGCTGGGGGCCGACAGTGAGCAaatggctgtgtggtgcttagttgctggctggggttaaaccctGGCAATTTTTTTAGCATAAGTCTTACAAATATAGTAGATACAATGCCTCAAATAAAGGCAAAAGGATAAAGATTACGTGCCCAAAATTGCATAAGCATTTACAATAATACATTATTGAAGCAAACAAGATCAGCTTTTAAGAAACACTGCAGGAAATAAATCAACACTGcagaataatgaaataattggaggggatgggggggggagCTTATctacattaataaaaatgaaattattaaaagttTGTTATTTTAGCTTGAATATCATGGTCAGCTACAACTGAGAACACTCTATAGATTTCCATTTAATTAAGGAATGCTGTATTTGTATAAAGTTTGACTGGTTAGGTCAGCAAGCTGACTTGTTCtgaatacaaattattttgttcaagacctgttttctttcttgtctttttacCTAGATGGGAAAAAGTCATCCAAATAAGAAAGCCATCTTTATGGATTGTGGTTTCCATGCAAGAGAGTGGATCTCCCCTGCTTTCTGCCAGTGGTTTGTGAAAGAAGTCAGTAAGcttaatgataaaaaaaatcttacaaattGCAACTATGTTTAAGAAAATCTTAGTGAGCAGCAAAAGCTGAGGTCACTGCAGATTGCTTTTTTACCTCTAAATACCTGTCTGCACATTCCTTCTCTCACCTCAGGTGGTGAGGGTGTAACTAGTTAAACCAGATCTTAGTGGTTGGACCTGCAATCTTTCAGCAGCTTAAGACTACGTAAAAGCACGTGTAAGAGGGACTGACCACTGCAAAGGTTATTACCAGTCTATAAACTCCTTTTTACACCCGTAGCCAGAGAAAGGTGAGAGATAAGCAAACAAGTCTAGTAACACTATAAACATAGTCATGTCCTTTACATAGTGGTAAGGAGTAGGGAATAAGGAAATTCAACGGCACAACAGACAGGGTGGGAACCTACCCTCAGCTAAGCACAGAGTGCACAGAGGAAATGTACCCGAGAGAGAAGGAAGACTATAGATGAAGCTCCCTGAACTCCACTCAGGAAGAGTGAAATGCATATACACCCCTTTGAGCTTCCACTTCAAATTGTATGGAATAGTTTCTAAAACATTAAACTATATTGAGGAAAGAGCTGCACAGGTAAAACTAGCTTCACTTCAAGATGGGATACTTTAGGCCTTGAATTAAACAATTTTAtctcctttgtctttttcttctcctcacCATCAATACAAAGCAGGTGGGACCAATCAAATGCTGCACAGTCTTCTCTACAGAGAAGAGGTATATTCCCCCTCAGCAGGGGAAGATCATTCAGTTTAGCAGAATGACTCATTGATTTAATCCCAAATTTTGTAAGAATTCCTGCTTGAAgatgaaaacaacaacaaaacaaaacaaatccaaacaacagcaaaaaactccaaccaaaacaaaaccagaggcaTCAGCTGGAATTTAAAACCCAAGTAAAGGAAAGCCAAAGTATGTGAGTGAGCCATGCTGGCAGAGCCATCGGTGGCAAGTATAATCTGTTTTATCAGACAGCCATGTGGTTTTGCGTAGGAAGCACGGGAAATTGAAAGTGACATCTCAGTGGAGTCAATGGGAATGTGATTTCATTATCTCCTAATAAGGCTGCAGACAGTATGTGCTACCATTTTTCTCTTAGCAATTCACGTCACTACAGCTGTCATTTTCACTGTCTGGTCACTTAACTCATGGGTATACCTGACACCAGCAGTGGCTCTGCTCAATGGATCCAAGTGTGGACAGgcagaagtgttttaaaagcataGTCCTCTAAGTGTCATCAGCGGTTCACCTGGGATTGCTTCTagacataaaagaaaagcaaaactagagaaaaacacaagcaaCATGGATTGTTATAtgtatctcaaaaaaaaaaaaaaaaaaaaccaaaaaacccaacaacagaACAACccaagcataaaaaaaaaaccaaacaaacaaacaaaaaaccaggaAACAGTAAGTTCTAGTGATCTGAAACTGCTCTTCTAGATTCTAAACACAACCTTCCCACTTGCTAGTTACAGGACAAAAGATGCCTTTCTGCATTGCATTGCTCCCTGTGTTATCCTTTACGTCCATGTAAAGGAAGCATGGCTGCAACATACTTAGAGCAAATTCCCATGATTGTTGCATGCTCCCTTGACACTGATACGTATCTGTGAACAAACATACAAACTGCCAGGCTATGAACAATCAGGATATACAGGTTTATGGAAGCAGTTCTTATGTCTGTTATTCAATATATATGTCTGGAAAAGCGCAGGGGAAATTCTGCCTCCCTATGAATATGTGCGTCCACAGCATTATGACTGGAAATGTGTAAGGATGTATTTTGGAACTGCTGTCTATAATAGGTTATTGAtgaaatttctctgaaaaacaaatttaaaaaatgggaataatataatgatttttccttcttgcataAATTAAACCCAAACCTTTAAGGTGACAGAATGTAGGGAGAACATATGGACAGGAACTTTGCTCTCTGTAAACAAGAAGCTAGTTGATGGAAATCTCTTTTCAGTGATTTATTATCCTCTTCAAAATCAACATTGCTTCACCATATAATATCTACCAGAATGAGATGACTTTCTAACAAACAGCAATGTGGTTTGGGTCACTGTGAGTTGTCTAAGTATATGTAATTTCACAAAGCTGTCATCTCATGTGATGGAGTGACCTGGATGACTTTGCCCACCCCATTCACTAATTCCTTATCCAGACCCAGGCCTTTAAATACACACTGGAGATACAGATCTCTGAAGGCATCATCagctttttctacttttctccAACTAGGCTGTTGAGACCTATGGAAAAGATCCTGTCATGACCACACTTCTCAACAGATTGGACTTCTAtgttttgcctgtttttaaCATTGATGGTTACGTTTACACTTGGACAAATGTAAGTACGTTCTTCTTTCTCAAGAAGAGTATTGCTGGAAAAGCCAACCGTTAGATCTTTCTCTTAGTTTTGATCTATGTTTCACCATTCTATTTCAGGACCGCATGTGGAGAAAGACACGTTCTAAAAATGCTGGTAGGCGTTGCATTGGTACAGATCCCAACAGGAATTTTAATGCTGGCTGGTGCAGTAAGTGTGTCCTAACAGTATTTATAAGTGATCATACAGACATGTAATAGCCAAAACACTTAATTATGGATTTTCCCTACCTGATGGTTGGTCCAGCTCAAGCTTGAGTCAAGACCGCCAGTATAGCATTGTGGAGTAGCTGGTGTTCAATTCTTGGAGCTGTTTTGGGCAAAAAACAGACTAGTGTCATTGGTATGGCTACTTCTATgaacatatacatacacacacatacatgcatgtatatacacacatatacacttACACAgatgtatacacatatatatacatatatatacacacacacacacttctttGAGTTcagaaaagaagccaaaaaagtttccttttggTTGGTTTCACTATGGGGAGAGGGGTCTCTCGAGTGGTTTCCACTTGGCTGTTTCCTGGAAGCATCCTAGAAACAGAGGAGATATGCAAGGAGCAGGCTGTGAAGTACTGAAGCAAATCAGTATCCCAAGTCACATAACATAGGACTACACATCAATACTCACGTTCTTCCAACTATGCACACTGCAGAGGGCATATTTATTTAATGCTATGTCATGTTGCCCAGTGTTTTAACTATGCAATAAAACATTCTCTTCTCTGATACAGCATGTATGTCACTACGATTTCCAAGGCTTATCTACAAAAGCAGTTTAACATGACTCTCCTCACAACcaacttttttcattaaatactaACTAAATTCACCTTTCTTCCCAGCTGTTGGGGCCTCAAAAAACCCCTGTGATTCCACCTACTGTGGCTCTGCACCTGAGTCTGAAAAGGAGACCAAGGCTTTGGCTGATTTTATTCGTGAACATCTTTCTACAATCAAGGCATACTTGACAGTTCACTCCTATTCCCAGCTGCT is part of the Falco naumanni isolate bFalNau1 chromosome 13, bFalNau1.pat, whole genome shotgun sequence genome and harbors:
- the CPB1 gene encoding carboxypeptidase B isoform X1; this encodes MQVDFWQPDSVTLVRPKMQVDFRVEADKSFEVEGLLKENGVEYRVLIDNLQAALDAQFDSKARTTRHSYEKYNNWETIAAWTADIAAQNPDLVSRSVIGETYEGRPMYLLKMGKSHPNKKAIFMDCGFHAREWISPAFCQWFVKEAVETYGKDPVMTTLLNRLDFYVLPVFNIDGYVYTWTNDRMWRKTRSKNAGRRCIGTDPNRNFNAGWCTVGASKNPCDSTYCGSAPESEKETKALADFIREHLSTIKAYLTVHSYSQLLLFPYSYNYKLPSNYEELNSVARAACKQLASLYNTKYTYGPGATTIYPAAGGSDDWAYDQGIKYSFTFELRDTGRYGFVLPESQIKPTCEETVLAVKYIANYVLEHLY
- the CPB1 gene encoding carboxypeptidase B isoform X2 — protein: MWVLLLLIGAAAVSAHLQDLAFDGQKVFRVIPQNDEQVEIINSLASNMQVDFWQPDSVTLVRPKMQVDFRVEADKSFEVEGLLKENGVEYRVLIDNLQAALDAQFDSKARTTRHSYEKYNNWETIAAWTADIAAQNPDLVSRSVIGETYEGRPMYLLKMGKSHPNKKAIFMDCGFHAREWISPAFCQWFVKEAVETYGKDPVMTTLLNRLDFYVLPVFNIDGYVYTWTNDRMWRKTRSKNAGRRCIGTDPNRNFNAGWCTVGASKNPCDSTYCGSAPESEKETKALADFIREHLSTIKAYLTVHSYSQLLLFPYSYNYKLPSNYEELNSVARAACKQLASLYNTKYTYGPGATTIYPAAGGSDDWAYDQGIKYSFTFELRDTGRYGFVLPESQIKPTCEETVLAVKYIANYVLEHLY